In one window of Paraflavitalea soli DNA:
- the rpsC gene encoding 30S ribosomal protein S3, whose translation MGQKTNPIGARLGIIRGWESNWYGNKRDFSTKLIEDNKIRTYLMARINKGGISKIVIERTLNKLIVTIHTSKPGIIIGKGGGEVDRIKEELKKLTGKEDVQINILEIRRPELDAMIVGDTIARQIENRINYKRAIKMAIASALRMGAEGIKIKVGGRLGGAEIARTEEIKQGRTPLHTLRMDIDYANVFALTVYGKIGIKVWICKGEILGKRDLNPNFVGGKSDVSDRRDRPGGDDQRGGDRRGGERRDDRRGGGGGDRRGGGGGGDRRGGGGGGFRGGNNRRG comes from the coding sequence ATGGGTCAGAAAACAAATCCTATTGGTGCCAGGTTGGGGATTATCCGCGGTTGGGAATCTAACTGGTATGGTAACAAAAGAGATTTTTCTACTAAGTTGATCGAGGATAACAAGATCAGGACTTACCTGATGGCTCGTATCAACAAAGGTGGTATCTCTAAGATCGTTATTGAGCGTACGCTGAATAAACTGATCGTTACCATTCATACCTCTAAGCCCGGTATCATCATAGGTAAAGGTGGTGGCGAAGTAGACCGTATTAAAGAAGAGTTGAAGAAGTTGACCGGTAAGGAAGATGTACAGATCAACATCCTCGAAATACGCCGTCCTGAGCTGGATGCCATGATCGTAGGTGATACGATTGCCCGCCAGATCGAGAACCGTATTAACTACAAACGCGCTATCAAGATGGCGATCGCTTCTGCGCTCCGTATGGGTGCTGAAGGTATCAAGATCAAGGTGGGCGGCCGTTTGGGCGGTGCTGAAATTGCCCGTACGGAAGAAATCAAACAAGGTCGTACTCCTTTGCACACACTGCGTATGGATATTGATTACGCCAATGTGTTTGCATTGACTGTGTACGGTAAAATAGGTATCAAAGTATGGATCTGTAAAGGTGAAATACTTGGCAAACGTGACCTGAACCCCAACTTCGTTGGTGGTAAGAGTGATGTTAGCGACCGCAGAGACAGGCCAGGTGGTGATGATCAGAGAGGTGGAGACAGAAGAGGTGGAGAACGCAGAGATGACCGCAGAGGCGGAGGTGGTGGAGACCGCAGAGGTGGCGGTGGTGGTGGTGACCGCAGAGGCGGTGGTGGCGGTGGATTCCGCGGTGGAAACAACAGAAGAGGTTAA
- the rplV gene encoding 50S ribosomal protein L22, with amino-acid sequence MEAVAKLRNYPTSPRRMRLLADEIRGVEVEKALALLEHHPQHSATPLYKLLKSAINNWEQKNEGKSAADAALVVKTIFVDGARTLKRMLPAPQGRAYRLRKRSNHVTIIVDTKTVKA; translated from the coding sequence ATGGAAGCAGTAGCTAAACTCAGAAATTATCCCACATCACCCCGCAGAATGCGTTTGCTGGCTGATGAGATCCGCGGTGTTGAAGTGGAGAAAGCCCTGGCTTTGCTGGAACACCATCCACAACATTCCGCCACTCCTTTGTACAAGCTGTTGAAAAGCGCTATTAACAACTGGGAGCAAAAGAATGAAGGCAAAAGTGCTGCGGATGCTGCACTGGTGGTAAAAACAATCTTTGTTGACGGTGCACGTACCCTGAAAAGGATGTTGCCCGCTCCTCAGGGAAGAGCATATCGCTTACGTAAACGCAGCAATCACGTAACGATCATTGTTGATACGAAAACTGTAAAAGCGTAA
- the rpsS gene encoding 30S ribosomal protein S19 has protein sequence MARSIKKGPYVAAKLEQKVLSVNEGKAKKGVIKTWSRRSTITPDFVGHTFAVHNGNKFIPVYVTEFMVGHKLGEFAPTRNFKGHSSKKVA, from the coding sequence ATGGCTCGTTCGATAAAAAAAGGTCCTTATGTAGCCGCGAAGCTGGAACAAAAAGTATTGTCTGTAAACGAAGGCAAAGCCAAGAAAGGTGTTATCAAAACCTGGAGCCGTCGTTCTACCATTACACCAGACTTTGTGGGGCATACCTTCGCCGTGCACAACGGTAATAAATTCATCCCGGTATACGTGACTGAATTTATGGTAGGCCATAAGCTGGGTGAGTTTGCACCTACGCGCAACTTCAAAGGACACTCAAGTAAAAAAGTAGCATAA
- the rplB gene encoding 50S ribosomal protein L2, with amino-acid sequence MALKKYKPITAGTRWRIGNAYEEVTTNVPEKSLVEKVKSTGGRNVQGRRAMRYIGGGHKKMYRIIDFKRNKKDIEATVVSIEYDPNRTAFIALLNYADGEKRYILAPQGLQVGTTVIAGDAVAPEIGNALQMKNMPLGTNIHNIEMQPGQGGKLVRSAGTSAQLTNKEERYAILKMPSGELRKVLINCFATVGIVSNGDHNLEMKGKAGRNRWKGIRPRTRGVAMNPVDHPMGGGEGRASGGHPRSRTGKYAKGLKTRTRGKGSDKLIIQRKNGKKLAK; translated from the coding sequence ATGGCACTGAAAAAGTATAAACCAATTACGGCCGGAACACGCTGGAGAATTGGTAATGCATATGAAGAAGTGACAACGAATGTTCCGGAAAAGAGCCTGGTAGAAAAAGTAAAATCTACAGGTGGCCGTAACGTACAGGGACGCCGCGCAATGCGCTATATCGGTGGCGGTCACAAGAAAATGTACCGTATCATTGATTTCAAGAGGAACAAGAAAGACATCGAGGCTACTGTGGTTTCTATTGAGTATGATCCAAACCGTACTGCTTTTATCGCCCTGCTGAATTATGCAGATGGTGAAAAGAGATATATCCTGGCTCCCCAGGGCTTACAGGTAGGTACTACTGTAATTGCTGGTGATGCTGTGGCGCCTGAAATCGGTAATGCGCTTCAAATGAAGAACATGCCATTAGGTACCAATATTCACAATATTGAAATGCAACCTGGTCAGGGTGGTAAACTGGTACGCAGTGCCGGTACTTCTGCTCAATTGACCAATAAAGAAGAACGTTACGCTATTTTGAAAATGCCTTCCGGTGAGCTGAGAAAGGTATTGATCAACTGCTTCGCTACCGTAGGTATCGTGAGCAATGGCGATCATAACCTGGAGATGAAAGGTAAGGCTGGCCGTAATCGTTGGAAAGGTATTCGCCCCCGCACCCGTGGTGTAGCGATGAACCCTGTAGATCACCCGATGGGTGGTGGTGAAGGTAGAGCATCCGGTGGTCACCCACGTTCAAGGACTGGTAAGTACGCTAAAGGTCTGAAGACACGTACACGTGGCAAAGGAAGCGACAAGCTGATCATCCAACGTAAGAATGGTAAAAAATTAGCTAAATAG
- the rplW gene encoding 50S ribosomal protein L23, translating to MKLSEVLIKPIVTEKSNKLTDKSRTYAFKVGRKANKLEIKKAVEGFYSVTVVDVNTSVVPGKAKSRFTKAGFISGVKPAYKKAYVTVAEGETIDLYANI from the coding sequence ATGAAACTCTCAGAAGTACTGATAAAGCCGATCGTAACTGAAAAAAGCAATAAGCTTACTGACAAGAGCAGGACTTATGCTTTCAAAGTTGGTCGCAAAGCCAATAAGCTGGAAATTAAGAAAGCGGTAGAAGGTTTTTATAGTGTGACTGTTGTAGATGTGAATACTTCCGTTGTTCCAGGTAAGGCAAAGAGCCGTTTCACTAAGGCCGGATTTATCTCTGGTGTGAAACCAGCTTACAAGAAAGCGTATGTTACTGTTGCAGAAGGTGAGACTATCGATCTGTACGCTAACATCTAA
- the rplD gene encoding 50S ribosomal protein L4, with product MQVDVFNISGKKTGRSVELPDEIFGTEPNDHVIYLAVKQYLAAQRQGTHKVKTRSEVQGSSKKLHRQKGTGGSRKGNLRAPIFKGGGTIFGPKPHGYDFKLNRKVKDLAKISALSYKAKENAIVIIEDINLDTPKTKTFVGALKALNIANKKSLVILPEYNDNLYLSLRNVPAVNAALIADMNTYDIVNANVLVLTESAAKIFIDDEAEVVA from the coding sequence ATGCAAGTAGATGTATTTAATATAAGCGGTAAGAAAACAGGTCGCTCAGTAGAGTTACCTGATGAGATCTTTGGTACTGAGCCAAATGATCACGTGATCTACCTGGCTGTGAAGCAATATCTGGCTGCACAGCGTCAGGGTACTCACAAAGTGAAAACGCGCTCTGAAGTACAAGGTTCCAGCAAGAAGCTGCACCGCCAAAAGGGTACTGGTGGTTCCCGTAAAGGTAACCTGCGTGCTCCTATCTTCAAAGGTGGTGGTACCATCTTTGGACCTAAGCCCCACGGTTATGATTTCAAACTGAACCGTAAGGTAAAAGACCTGGCCAAGATCAGCGCCCTGTCTTACAAGGCTAAAGAAAATGCCATCGTGATCATCGAAGATATCAACCTGGATACACCTAAAACAAAGACTTTTGTTGGTGCACTGAAAGCGTTGAACATCGCCAATAAAAAATCACTGGTTATTCTGCCCGAGTACAACGACAACCTGTACCTGAGCCTGCGCAACGTGCCTGCTGTAAATGCTGCACTGATCGCCGACATGAATACTTATGATATCGTAAATGCCAATGTACTGGTATTGACTGAAAGCGCTGCCAAGATCTTCATCGATGATGAAGCTGAAGTAGTAGCATAA
- the rplC gene encoding 50S ribosomal protein L3, protein MKGIIGKKIGMTSIFSPDGKQTSCTIIEAGPCVITQVKTKDTDGYSAVQLAFGDKKEKHTLASEKNHFAKANTAAKKFVKEFRDYSIEKALGESITVDIFTEGEKVEVVGTTKGKGFQGVVKRHGFSGVGEQSHGQHDRQRAPGSIGNSSDASRVFKGMRMAGRMGQDRVKVKGLKVIKIFPEKNYILVSGSVPGHIGSIVLIQK, encoded by the coding sequence ATGAAAGGAATTATTGGCAAAAAAATCGGGATGACCAGCATCTTCAGCCCTGATGGTAAGCAAACAAGCTGCACCATCATCGAGGCCGGTCCCTGTGTTATAACCCAGGTCAAAACAAAAGACACTGATGGTTATAGCGCTGTGCAGTTAGCGTTCGGCGACAAGAAAGAAAAGCACACACTCGCTTCAGAAAAGAATCACTTCGCAAAGGCCAATACAGCCGCAAAAAAGTTTGTAAAAGAATTTCGTGATTATTCCATAGAGAAAGCTCTTGGAGAATCTATTACTGTTGACATTTTCACAGAAGGTGAAAAAGTTGAAGTAGTAGGTACTACCAAGGGTAAAGGTTTCCAGGGTGTTGTAAAACGCCACGGATTCAGTGGGGTAGGTGAGCAATCTCACGGTCAACACGATCGTCAGCGTGCTCCGGGTTCTATCGGTAACTCATCTGATGCTTCCCGCGTATTCAAAGGTATGCGCATGGCAGGCCGGATGGGACAAGACCGTGTGAAGGTGAAAGGACTGAAGGTTATCAAGATATTCCCTGAAAAGAACTATATCCTGGTAAGTGGTTCAGTACCCGGACACATCGGATCAATTGTATTAATTCAAAAATAA
- the rpsJ gene encoding 30S ribosomal protein S10 has translation MSQRIRIKLQSYDHNLVDKSAEKIVKTVRSTGAVVTGPIPLPTRKKIFTVLRSPHVNKKSREQFQLCTHKRLLDIYTSSSRTVDALSKLDLPSGVEVEIKA, from the coding sequence ATGTCTCAACGAATCAGAATCAAATTACAGTCTTACGATCACAACCTGGTAGATAAATCTGCAGAGAAAATCGTGAAGACAGTGCGCAGCACCGGAGCGGTAGTAACAGGTCCTATTCCTTTACCTACCCGTAAGAAGATTTTTACCGTTTTGCGCTCGCCGCACGTGAATAAGAAAAGCCGTGAGCAATTCCAGCTTTGCACGCACAAGCGTTTGCTGGATATTTATACTTCTTCCAGCCGTACGGTGGACGCCCTGAGTAAGCTCGACTTACCCAGTGGTGTAGAAGTTGAGATCAAAGCCTGA
- a CDS encoding S9 family peptidase, with protein sequence MDRQSAFFTRLLCLCLGIFTVHLLQAQGAVKWTKDGNGYYSVQGGELVQFTLPQNTKTVLLSKEQLTPQGQKPITFRSFSFSEDDKKILLFTNTKKVWRLNTRGDYWVYDRNTNSLKQVGKARPASSLMFAKFSPDASKVAYVSEYNLYVEDLASGTVKQLTTDGNRKLINGTFDWVYEEEFFCRDGFRWSPDSKQIAYWQIDAKNTKDYLMVNNTDSIYPFAVPVEYPSAGEAPSPFKVGVVDISTASTKWMAIPTDPVWQSYVPRVEWAANSTELIIQHLNRKQNESQLMLCNVQSGAAQTIYTEKDSAWIDILPLWDNDYIWGGWDWLNAGKEFIWASEKDGWRHLYRVSRDGKKETLITAGNYDVMEITCIDEKGGFVYFMASPDNATQKFLYRTKLDGKGKAERVSPANQQGTHDYDISPNAKFAQHVFSNYYTSYTNEMISLADHKGLNGENKVADAVAKADKTSSKVEFFKVKTSEGVEMDAWMVKPDNFDATKKYPVVFYVYTEPWGQNVKDQFGVEGNFLYQGSMAKDGYIYISIDNRGTPVPKGRNWRKIVYRKIGLVNIRDQALAATEILKWPYVDTSRVAVWGWSGGGSATLNLMFQFPEIYKTGISVAAVGNQLTYDNIYQERYMGLPQENREDFVKGSPITYAKNLKGNLLYIHGTGDDNVHYNNAEMLINELVKHNRQFQLMSYPNRTHSISEGPGTYQHLATLYTNYLKLHCPPGGR encoded by the coding sequence ATGGATCGTCAGTCTGCCTTCTTTACCAGGTTGCTTTGTTTATGCCTGGGCATCTTTACCGTACACCTGCTCCAGGCCCAGGGAGCAGTAAAATGGACCAAAGATGGCAATGGTTATTATAGTGTGCAGGGTGGGGAACTGGTACAGTTTACCCTTCCGCAAAACACCAAAACGGTATTGTTGTCCAAAGAGCAGTTAACGCCCCAGGGACAAAAGCCGATCACCTTCAGAAGTTTTTCCTTTTCCGAAGATGATAAGAAGATCCTACTCTTTACCAACACCAAAAAGGTATGGCGACTGAATACCCGGGGCGATTACTGGGTATACGACAGAAATACCAATAGCCTCAAACAAGTAGGAAAGGCCCGTCCAGCCTCCTCCCTCATGTTTGCCAAATTCTCTCCCGATGCTTCCAAAGTAGCGTATGTTAGTGAATACAACCTTTATGTAGAAGACCTGGCCAGCGGCACGGTAAAACAACTGACTACAGATGGCAACCGCAAGCTCATTAATGGCACATTCGATTGGGTGTATGAAGAAGAATTCTTCTGCCGCGATGGTTTCCGGTGGAGCCCCGACAGTAAGCAAATTGCTTATTGGCAGATCGATGCCAAGAATACCAAGGACTATCTGATGGTGAACAATACCGATTCTATTTATCCCTTTGCTGTGCCGGTGGAGTATCCCAGTGCTGGTGAAGCACCCTCTCCCTTTAAAGTGGGTGTAGTGGATATTTCAACTGCCAGCACCAAATGGATGGCCATCCCTACCGATCCCGTATGGCAAAGTTATGTGCCCCGGGTAGAATGGGCTGCCAACAGCACTGAACTCATCATCCAGCACCTCAACCGCAAGCAAAATGAAAGCCAGCTCATGCTGTGCAATGTACAGAGCGGTGCTGCCCAAACAATCTATACCGAAAAGGATTCTGCCTGGATCGATATTTTACCTCTGTGGGACAATGACTATATCTGGGGTGGATGGGATTGGCTCAATGCCGGTAAAGAATTTATCTGGGCTTCCGAAAAAGACGGCTGGCGCCACCTGTACCGCGTAAGCCGCGATGGTAAGAAAGAGACCCTTATCACCGCTGGTAACTACGATGTGATGGAAATTACCTGTATCGACGAAAAGGGCGGCTTTGTGTATTTTATGGCCTCTCCCGATAATGCCACGCAGAAATTCCTATATCGTACCAAACTAGATGGTAAAGGCAAAGCCGAACGTGTATCTCCGGCCAATCAACAGGGCACACATGATTATGATATATCGCCCAATGCCAAATTTGCCCAACATGTATTCTCCAACTACTATACCAGCTATACCAATGAAATGATCTCCCTGGCCGACCATAAAGGCCTGAACGGAGAGAATAAAGTAGCCGATGCAGTTGCCAAGGCCGATAAGACAAGCTCCAAAGTGGAGTTCTTCAAAGTAAAAACATCCGAAGGAGTGGAAATGGACGCCTGGATGGTGAAGCCGGATAATTTCGATGCTACCAAGAAATACCCGGTTGTATTTTATGTATACACCGAGCCCTGGGGCCAGAATGTGAAAGACCAGTTTGGTGTGGAAGGCAATTTCCTGTACCAAGGCAGCATGGCCAAAGATGGTTATATCTACATTTCTATTGATAACAGAGGTACCCCTGTACCCAAGGGCAGGAACTGGCGTAAGATCGTATACCGCAAGATCGGCCTGGTGAATATCCGCGATCAGGCGCTGGCTGCTACCGAGATCCTGAAATGGCCTTATGTCGATACCAGCCGCGTGGCCGTATGGGGATGGAGCGGCGGTGGCTCGGCTACCCTCAACCTCATGTTCCAGTTTCCCGAGATCTATAAGACCGGCATCTCCGTAGCAGCCGTAGGTAACCAACTGACCTACGACAATATCTACCAGGAGCGTTACATGGGACTGCCCCAGGAAAACCGGGAAGATTTTGTGAAGGGATCGCCCATTACCTATGCCAAAAACCTGAAAGGCAACTTGTTGTATATCCACGGTACAGGAGATGACAATGTACATTACAACAATGCCGAAATGCTTATCAACGAACTGGTTAAGCACAACAGGCAGTTTCAGCTGATGTCCTATCCCAACCGTACGCACAGCATTTCGGAAGGGCCTGGCACATACCAGCATTTGGCTACCTTATACACCAACTACCTCAAATTGCATTGCCCTCCGGGCGGAAGATAA
- the fusA gene encoding elongation factor G: MADLRLQRNFGIAAHIDAGKTTTTERILRYTGMIHKIGEVHDGAATTDWMEQEKERGITITSAAVSCQWNFPTVKGKADANTKSYYFNIIDTPGHVDFTVEVERSMRVLDGLIALFSAVDGVEPQSETVWRQANRYKVPRIGFVNKMDRSGADFLMVVKQVKEMLGAKAVPLQLPIGAEDDFKGVVDLIKMKGIIWHMETEGMTFDEIPVPADMQAEAEEWRQNLIEAVAEYDDKLLEKFFDDPNTISEEEVHEAIRKATIDLSIVPMMCGSSFKNKGVQTALDAVCRYLPSPVDIEDTVGTDPDSGEQITRKPDPKAPFAALAFKIMTDPFVGRLAFFRCYSGHLDAGSYVLNVRSGKKERISRIMKMFANKQNPIDFIEAGDIGAAVGFKEIKTGDTLCDENHPITLENMFIPEPVIAIAVEPKTQADVDKMGMAIAKLVEEDPTLRVNTDEDTGQTILRGMGELHLEIIIDRMRREFKVEVNQGAPQVAYKEAFRKTVEHREILKKQTGGRGKFADIIFELGPADAEWLEANPKDNLQFVNDIFGGSIPREFVPAIQKGFQNSLGTGVLASYPVENVKVRVFDGSFHQVDSDAMSFELCAKQGFREAGRKAQPVLLEPIMKVEVITPDQYMGDVTGDLNRRRGMLEGMDSRAGAQVIKAKVPLSEMFGYVTQLRSLSSGRATSTMEFSHYSPAPNNIAEEVIAKVKGRQKVSE; the protein is encoded by the coding sequence ATGGCAGACTTACGATTACAGAGAAACTTTGGTATTGCGGCACACATTGATGCCGGTAAAACCACAACCACGGAGCGTATCCTGCGCTATACCGGTATGATCCATAAAATAGGAGAGGTGCACGATGGTGCAGCTACTACCGACTGGATGGAGCAGGAAAAAGAAAGAGGTATCACCATTACCTCTGCTGCGGTTAGCTGCCAATGGAATTTCCCTACCGTAAAAGGTAAGGCCGATGCTAACACTAAAAGCTATTATTTCAACATCATTGATACTCCGGGCCACGTGGACTTTACTGTAGAAGTAGAGCGTTCTATGCGTGTACTGGATGGTCTGATCGCCCTGTTCTCAGCAGTTGACGGCGTAGAGCCTCAGTCTGAAACTGTATGGCGCCAGGCTAACCGTTATAAAGTTCCCCGTATCGGTTTCGTTAACAAAATGGACCGTTCCGGTGCTGACTTCCTGATGGTAGTTAAGCAGGTAAAAGAAATGCTCGGCGCTAAAGCCGTGCCTTTGCAATTGCCTATCGGTGCAGAAGATGACTTCAAGGGTGTGGTTGACCTCATCAAGATGAAAGGTATCATCTGGCATATGGAAACTGAAGGTATGACCTTCGACGAAATTCCTGTTCCTGCTGATATGCAAGCTGAAGCTGAAGAGTGGAGGCAAAACCTGATCGAGGCTGTTGCTGAATACGACGACAAATTGTTGGAGAAATTCTTCGACGATCCCAATACCATTTCTGAGGAAGAAGTGCATGAAGCCATCCGCAAAGCTACGATCGATCTGAGCATCGTTCCGATGATGTGTGGTTCTTCATTCAAGAACAAAGGTGTACAAACTGCCCTGGATGCCGTTTGTCGTTACCTGCCTTCTCCTGTTGATATTGAAGATACTGTAGGTACTGATCCTGATAGCGGTGAGCAGATCACACGTAAGCCTGATCCTAAAGCTCCTTTCGCTGCATTGGCCTTTAAGATCATGACCGATCCTTTCGTAGGTCGTCTCGCGTTCTTCCGGTGCTATAGCGGTCACCTTGATGCTGGTTCTTATGTATTGAACGTAAGAAGCGGTAAGAAAGAGCGTATCAGCCGTATCATGAAAATGTTTGCTAACAAGCAAAACCCCATCGACTTCATCGAAGCTGGTGATATCGGTGCAGCTGTTGGTTTCAAAGAGATCAAGACCGGTGATACACTCTGCGATGAGAACCACCCGATCACTTTGGAAAACATGTTTATCCCCGAGCCGGTGATCGCGATCGCGGTAGAGCCTAAAACACAGGCCGATGTGGATAAAATGGGTATGGCCATCGCCAAGCTGGTAGAAGAAGATCCTACACTCCGTGTAAATACAGATGAAGATACCGGTCAAACCATCCTTCGTGGTATGGGTGAGTTGCACCTGGAGATCATCATCGACCGTATGCGTCGTGAGTTCAAAGTAGAAGTAAACCAGGGCGCTCCCCAGGTTGCTTATAAAGAAGCATTCCGCAAAACTGTTGAGCACCGTGAGATCCTGAAGAAGCAGACCGGTGGTCGTGGTAAGTTCGCTGACATCATTTTCGAGCTCGGGCCTGCTGATGCTGAATGGTTGGAAGCAAATCCAAAAGATAACCTTCAGTTTGTGAATGATATCTTCGGCGGATCTATCCCCCGTGAATTCGTTCCTGCTATCCAGAAAGGATTCCAGAACTCACTCGGCACTGGCGTATTGGCCAGCTACCCTGTAGAGAATGTGAAGGTCCGCGTATTTGATGGTAGTTTCCACCAGGTTGACTCTGATGCCATGTCTTTCGAACTTTGCGCCAAGCAAGGTTTCCGGGAAGCAGGCCGCAAAGCACAACCCGTATTGTTGGAGCCTATCATGAAAGTGGAAGTAATTACGCCCGACCAGTACATGGGTGATGTAACAGGTGACCTTAACCGTCGCCGTGGTATGCTCGAAGGTATGGACAGCCGCGCAGGTGCCCAGGTTATCAAGGCCAAAGTGCCCCTGAGTGAAATGTTTGGTTACGTAACACAATTGCGTAGCCTAAGCTCTGGCCGTGCTACTTCTACCATGGAGTTCAGCCATTACTCTCCTGCACCTAACAACATCGCTGAAGAAGTGATCGCCAAGGTGAAAGGAAGGCAAAAAGTGAGCGAATAA